GCTATCCAACAAATTCAGTCAGATACGCAAGCTTGTCAACGCCAGCTTTATGACGCTATGTTCCAAAAAGGCTGGTATACGCTCACACCAGAGCAGACGCAATCGATTCAAGCATCGGCGCAACAGTTTTCCCAAGATAAAGCTCAGCTTCCAGGAGCTGCATTTTAATCTGTCAGCTTTTGTAGACAAAGTCGAATACGGCTTTGTCTACTTTATTTATAAAAAACGCTACCCCCATATCTTATTTAAGAATAAGACGACAATAACTGCCTCCTCCTTCTAACGCTTCGTCTCCATTCCATAATACTCAATGCAGTAAGCACCCATACAAGTCCTGCCGAAAAACCTGCCAATATATCGGTTGGATAATGAACATCTAAAAAAATGCGACTTAATCCAACAATTGTAACGAGAAGTATCGTACATACAATCAAAACTACCTTGCTTACAGTGTTTTTCATTTGCCTTTGAATCACATAGGCGGATAATCCGTAGATAATACACGCGCCCATGGCATGACCACTCGGGAAGCTATAGCCTGTCCCATCGACGGTTTCTAATATAATGGGCCTTTCCCGCTGGAATACCTGTTTGAGTAAAGAATTTAACAGCCCGCCACTCGCACATGCTAAACCGAAAAAAACAATGGCCGTTACAGATTCGTTTTTCAAATACAACCAGATTGCGACCGCGATCGTGACAATCGTTAGCCATAAAACGGAACCAAACTCAGTGAGTATAGTCATCCATTGCAGAACAGCTGGCGTTGTCCATTGATCGACCCATCCATTAACAAGCGTATCAAAGCGAAAAC
Above is a genomic segment from Litoribacterium kuwaitense containing:
- a CDS encoding phosphatase PAP2 family protein encodes the protein MKLANKKSSTSFIFLGTGAVVAILSVWVFFELGDTILADERFRFDTLVNGWVDQWTTPAVLQWMTILTEFGSVLWLTIVTIAVAIWLYLKNESVTAIVFFGLACASGGLLNSLLKQVFQRERPIILETVDGTGYSFPSGHAMGACIIYGLSAYVIQRQMKNTVSKVVLIVCTILLVTIVGLSRIFLDVHYPTDILAGFSAGLVWVLTALSIMEWRRSVRRRRQLLSSYS
- a CDS encoding spore coat protein, translating into MQQQKIQNNESTVPKTTAMNDKDLVTDALFTEKYLTSSYDTALNEMSHAALFQAIQQIQSDTQACQRQLYDAMFQKGWYTLTPEQTQSIQASAQQFSQDKAQLPGAAF